One Aphelocoma coerulescens isolate FSJ_1873_10779 chromosome 5, UR_Acoe_1.0, whole genome shotgun sequence DNA segment encodes these proteins:
- the RASSF10 gene encoding ras association domain-containing protein 10, translated as MEPEERKISVWICQEEKLISGLSRRTTCSDVVRVLLEDSHHRRQRPAPPEPAGGMLSGPPHSYCIVEKWRGFERILPNKTKILRLWVAWGDEQENVRFVLVRSEASLPNAGPRSAEARVVLSKERPGRGLGAARASLALTQERQRRVVRKAFRKLAKINKKRQQPLAREASSAERMETLVHLVLSQDHTIRQQIQRLRELDREIDRYEAKIHLDRMKRHGVNYVQDTYLVGTGGGEPEPGREPGQLAAGRPEEDYARKCEEVLQLQEQRAQQEELLEHLAAEIQEELNERWMKRRREELELAAGPGLADTDCDTTELSGGGEGELHLEHERVKTQLSTSLYIGLKLSTDLEAVKTDLDCTQRAWEDKERELQRLLETLGTLDVAEAPAEPRGAAGGGRPAAAGGGWVEQARALRKDRADNDEDSDTGLSSMHSQDSDSLPVCESLV; from the coding sequence ATGGAGCCCGAGGAGCGGAAGATCTCGGTGTGGATCTGCCAGGAGGAGAAGCTGATCTCCGGGCTCTCCCGGCGGACCACCTGCTCGGACGTGGTGCGGGTGCTGCTGGAGGACAGCCACCAccggcggcagcgcccggcgccgCCCGAGCCCGCCGGCGGGATGCTGTCGGGGCCGCCGCACTCCTACTGCATCGTGGAGAAGTGGCGCGGCTTCGAGCGGATCCTGCCCAACAAGACGAAGATCCTGCGGCTCTGGGTGGCGTGGGGGGACGAGCAGGAGAACGTGCGCTTCGTGCTGGTGCGCAGCGAGGCTTCGCTGCCCaacgcggggccgcgcagcgcCGAGGCGCGGGTGGTGCTGAGCAAGGAGCGCCCCGGCCGCGGCCTGGGGGCGGCCCGCGCCAGCCTGGCGCTCACGCAGGAGCGGCAGCGGCGGGTGGTGCGGAAAGCCTTCCGCAAGCTGGCCAAGATCAACAAGAAGCggcagcagccgctggcccgggAGGCCTCGTCGGCGGAGAGGATGGAGACGCTGGTGCACCTGGTGCTCTCGCAGGACCACACCATCCGACAGCAGATCCAGCGGCTCCGCGAGCTGGACCGCGAGATCGACAGGTACGAGGCTAAGATCCACCTGGACCGCATGAAGCGGCACGGCGTCAACTACGTGCAGGACACCTACCTGGTGGGCACGGGCGGCGGCGAGCCCGAGCCGGGCCGGGAGCCGGGCCAGctcgccgccggccgccccgaGGAGGACTACGCCAGGAAGTGCGaggaggtgctgcagctgcaggagcagcgggcgcagcaggaggagctgctggagcacctGGCCGCCGAGATCCAGGAGGAGCTCAACGAGCGCTGGatgaagcggcggcgggaggagctggagctggcggcggggccggggctggccgACACGGACTGCGACACCACGGAGCTGAGCGGCGGCGGCGAGGGCGAGCTGCACCTGGAGCACGAGCGGGTCAAGACCCAGTTGAGCACCAGCCTCTACATCGGTCTCAAGCTGAGCACGGACCTGGAGGCCGTCAAGACCGACCTGGACTGCACGCAGCGGGCGTGGGAGGACAAGGAGCGGGAGCTGCAGCGCCTGCTGGAGACGCTGGGCACCCTGGACGTGGCGGAGGCGCCGGCGGAGCCGCGCGGGGCGGCGGGaggggggcggccggcggcggcggggggcggctgGGTGGAGCAGGCGCGGGCGCTGCGCAAGGACCGCGCCGACAACGACGAGGACTCGGACACGGGGCTGAGCTCCATGCACAGCCAGGACTCGGACTCGCTGCCCGTCTGCGAGTCCCTCGTGtag